Proteins encoded within one genomic window of Cellulomonas xiejunii:
- the mmsA gene encoding multiple monosaccharide ABC transporter ATP-binding protein, protein MDTEHILEMRGITKTFPGVKALSDVTLAVRRGEIHAICGENGAGKSTLMKVLSGIYPHGTYDGDIVLDGQVQEFRGIRDSERQGIVIIHQELALSPFLSIAENIFLGNERSERGVIDWNRTNSEAARLLDRVGLAERPDTRVSDIGVGKQQLVEIAKALSKDVRLLILDEPTAALNDEDSAHLLGLIRGLREHGITSIIISHKLNEIEAIADTTTIIRDGQTIESLDMHGDEPVSEERIIRGMVGRPLDNRFPAHESSIGEEVLRIEDWTVHHPVDQSRKVVDRASVTVHRGEIVGLAGLMGAGRTELAMSVFGRSYGTRISGRLYKDGKEITAGSVSQAISHGIAYATEDRKRFGLNLIDTVQHNVSAANLGSLSRGGVVDREEEVEVAERYRRELNIRTRTVDTLVGKLSGGNQQKVVLAKWLHADPDVLILDEPTRGIDVGAKYEIYMIINRLADAGKGVLVISSELPELLGVCDRIYALSQGRVTGEVARADATQEHLMHFMTMDKDGIAR, encoded by the coding sequence ATGGACACCGAGCACATCCTCGAGATGCGCGGCATCACCAAGACCTTCCCCGGCGTCAAGGCGCTCAGCGACGTCACCCTCGCGGTACGGCGCGGTGAGATCCACGCCATCTGCGGCGAGAACGGCGCCGGCAAGTCGACGCTCATGAAGGTCCTGTCCGGCATCTACCCCCACGGCACGTACGACGGCGACATCGTCCTCGACGGCCAGGTGCAGGAGTTCCGCGGCATCCGCGACTCCGAGCGCCAGGGGATCGTCATCATCCACCAGGAGCTCGCGCTCTCGCCGTTCCTGTCGATCGCCGAGAACATCTTCCTCGGCAACGAGCGTTCCGAGCGTGGCGTCATCGACTGGAACCGCACGAACTCCGAGGCCGCCAGGCTGCTCGACCGCGTCGGCCTCGCCGAGCGCCCCGACACCCGCGTCAGCGACATCGGTGTCGGCAAGCAGCAGCTGGTCGAGATCGCCAAGGCGCTGTCCAAGGACGTGCGCCTGCTCATCCTCGACGAGCCGACCGCCGCCCTCAACGACGAGGACAGCGCCCACCTGCTCGGGCTGATCCGGGGGCTGCGCGAGCACGGCATCACCTCGATCATCATCAGCCACAAGCTCAACGAGATCGAGGCGATCGCCGACACCACGACGATCATCCGCGACGGGCAGACGATCGAGTCGCTCGACATGCACGGCGACGAGCCGGTCAGCGAGGAGCGGATCATCCGGGGGATGGTCGGCCGACCGCTCGACAACCGGTTCCCCGCGCACGAGTCGTCGATCGGCGAGGAGGTGCTGCGCATCGAGGACTGGACGGTCCACCACCCCGTCGACCAGTCGCGCAAGGTCGTCGACCGCGCCAGCGTCACGGTGCACCGCGGCGAGATCGTCGGCCTGGCCGGGCTCATGGGGGCCGGTCGCACCGAGCTGGCCATGAGCGTCTTCGGACGGTCCTACGGCACGCGGATCTCCGGGCGCCTCTACAAGGACGGGAAGGAGATCACGGCAGGCTCCGTGAGCCAGGCCATCTCGCACGGGATCGCGTACGCGACCGAGGACCGCAAGCGGTTCGGCCTCAACCTCATCGACACCGTGCAGCACAACGTGTCCGCAGCGAACCTCGGCTCGCTGTCGCGCGGCGGCGTGGTCGACCGTGAGGAGGAGGTCGAGGTCGCCGAGCGGTACCGGCGTGAGCTCAACATCCGCACCCGCACGGTCGACACCCTCGTCGGCAAGCTGTCCGGCGGCAACCAGCAGAAGGTCGTGCTGGCCAAGTGGCTGCACGCCGACCCCGACGTGCTCATCCTCGACGAGCCCACCCGCGGCATCGACGTGGGGGCGAAGTACGAGATCTACATGATCATCAACAGGCTCGCGGACGCGGGCAAGGGGGTGCTGGTCATCTCCTCCGAGCTGCCCGAGCTGCTCGGCGTCTGCGACCGCATCTACGCGCTCAGCCAGGGCCGCGTCACCGGCGAGGTGGCCCGGGCCGACGCGACCCAGGAGCACCTCATGCACTTCATGACGATGGACAAGGACGGGATCGCCCGATGA